In Candidatus Obscuribacterales bacterium, a single window of DNA contains:
- a CDS encoding LdpA C-terminal domain-containing domain, with the protein MINLYYPLRSLKEGHWFKLICGASFQHLPAIQNLVLAYALAGADCIDVAADAAVVAAAREALDRAGHLVDAQWQRGDRPWVRPLLMVSLNDGDDPHFRKAVFDPNTCPSDCPRPCEAICPAQAIAFTPAQSGVIAERCYGCGRCVPICPFDTISTQFYRFSPADLLPLVLSGIDAIEIHTQVGRRDAFETLWQAIAPVIPHLSLVAVSCPAGDGIENYLRSLYAVMQPQPPVVIWQADGRAMSGDIGDGTTHATLRLGQKLLAAELPGYVQLAGGTNGYTVEKLRSLHLLPPLSPTPSDRAPSKAIAGVAYGSYARTLLSPVLDTLDAIVQERASPSVIPESGDGGAIAQLASTPAYLEQYPALLNQAMTLIDTLISPLKGPGGPDQMQLGKRSPYVAKL; encoded by the coding sequence GTGATTAACTTGTACTATCCCTTACGGTCACTGAAGGAAGGACACTGGTTTAAGCTCATTTGTGGTGCAAGCTTCCAACACCTTCCTGCCATCCAAAATTTAGTCCTGGCCTATGCGCTGGCCGGAGCCGACTGTATTGATGTCGCGGCGGATGCGGCAGTGGTGGCGGCGGCCCGAGAGGCGCTCGACCGAGCTGGTCATCTAGTAGACGCCCAGTGGCAACGCGGCGATCGCCCCTGGGTGCGGCCTCTACTCATGGTCAGCCTCAACGACGGGGATGATCCTCATTTTCGTAAGGCAGTCTTCGACCCCAACACCTGCCCGTCCGATTGTCCTCGCCCCTGTGAAGCAATTTGTCCTGCTCAGGCGATCGCCTTCACTCCAGCCCAATCCGGCGTGATCGCCGAGCGTTGCTATGGCTGTGGGCGCTGTGTGCCCATCTGTCCCTTTGATACCATCTCGACCCAGTTCTATCGCTTCTCCCCCGCCGATCTCCTCCCCCTCGTCCTCAGCGGCATTGATGCCATTGAAATCCATACCCAGGTGGGGCGACGGGATGCCTTTGAAACCCTATGGCAGGCGATTGCTCCGGTGATACCCCATCTCTCCCTGGTGGCCGTGAGCTGTCCCGCTGGCGATGGAATTGAGAACTACCTGCGATCGCTCTATGCGGTGATGCAGCCCCAGCCGCCGGTGGTGATCTGGCAGGCCGATGGTCGGGCGATGAGCGGCGACATTGGCGATGGCACTACCCACGCCACCCTACGTTTAGGACAAAAACTGCTGGCCGCCGAGCTACCGGGCTATGTGCAGCTTGCCGGCGGCACCAATGGCTACACCGTGGAAAAACTGCGATCGCTCCACCTCTTGCCGCCGTTGTCTCCCACACCTAGCGATCGCGCCCCCTCGAAGGCGATCGCTGGCGTTGCCTACGGTAGCTATGCCCGCACCCTCCTATCTCCCGTGTTGGACACCCTCGACGCGATCGTGCAGGAACGGGCCAGTCCTTCTGTTATCCCAGAGTCTGGGGACGGGGGAGCGATCGCCCAGCTAGCATCTACACCCGCCTATCTGGAACAGTATCCTGCCTTGCTGAACCAAGCCATGACCCTAATTGACACCCTCATATCTCCCCTAAAAGGGCCTGGCGGCCCAGACCAGATGCAGCTAGGCAAGCGATCGCCCTATGTCGCCAAGCTGTAA
- a CDS encoding R3H domain-containing nucleic acid-binding protein yields MTSHGRPSSSASDPHPTAPENPTQPSGITDDLEQLLAVLPPSIRQTLSQHPQRNYLVEVVMDLGRQPEARFPQQTEYLSEDVVSQADLDYCIERVGSFSGDNRAGIERTLHRISAIRNRQGTIIGLTCRVGRAVFGTIGMIRDLVETGKSILMLGRPGVGKTTALREIARVLADDLNKRVVIIDTSNEIAGDGDIPHPALGRARRMQVAKPELQHQVMIEAVENHMPEVIVIDEIGTELEALAARTIAERGVQLVGTAHGNRIENLIKNPTLSDLVGGIQSVTLGDDEARRRGSQKSVLERKAPPTFDIAVEMLERQRWVVHEQVSDTVDNLLRGRLPVMQVRAVDDQGKVEITEEVQSPSNPEISTYRRSRPSASLGSEVPQVRGWRASGQMLPLQTQGRSRTVRSVPAAALPSMRSPEHQQFDQLLQESLSDRTLEDEDEALVGMPTGPNGEDLPLHVYPYAVSRQHLDQIIHTLNLPIVITKDLDHADAVLALRSHLKNHSKLKHMAQVRQLAVYAVKSNTMPQIIRALKRMLKLDDQGINEPINLNLFSRSGDGDEIEALEEARLAVEQIVIPKGQPVELLPRSAKVRKMQHELVEHYRLKSSSFGDEPNRRLRIYPA; encoded by the coding sequence ATGACATCCCACGGTCGTCCCTCTTCCAGTGCTTCGGATCCGCATCCTACCGCCCCCGAGAACCCAACCCAGCCCTCTGGCATCACCGATGACCTCGAACAACTGCTGGCCGTTCTCCCCCCCAGCATCCGGCAAACGCTCAGCCAGCATCCCCAGCGCAATTATTTGGTGGAAGTGGTGATGGATCTGGGGCGACAGCCAGAGGCACGCTTTCCCCAGCAAACCGAATACCTCTCCGAGGATGTCGTCTCCCAAGCGGACTTGGACTACTGCATTGAACGGGTCGGCAGCTTCAGCGGCGATAACCGAGCTGGCATCGAACGCACCCTGCATCGGATCAGCGCCATCCGCAATCGCCAAGGCACCATCATTGGGCTCACCTGCCGGGTCGGACGGGCCGTATTTGGCACTATTGGCATGATTCGCGATCTGGTGGAAACCGGTAAGTCAATTCTGATGCTGGGGCGGCCGGGGGTGGGCAAAACCACGGCACTGCGGGAAATTGCGCGGGTCTTAGCCGATGATCTCAACAAGCGTGTGGTGATCATCGATACGTCTAATGAAATTGCTGGCGACGGCGATATCCCCCACCCAGCTCTAGGCCGCGCCCGACGGATGCAGGTGGCCAAGCCGGAGTTGCAGCACCAGGTGATGATTGAGGCGGTGGAAAACCACATGCCTGAGGTGATTGTGATCGACGAAATTGGTACGGAGCTGGAAGCCTTGGCCGCCCGCACCATTGCCGAACGCGGGGTGCAGCTCGTGGGCACGGCCCACGGCAACCGCATTGAAAACCTGATCAAAAATCCCACCCTTTCCGATCTGGTGGGCGGCATCCAGTCGGTCACCCTGGGTGACGATGAAGCGCGGCGGCGCGGTAGCCAAAAGAGTGTCCTCGAACGCAAAGCACCGCCGACCTTTGATATTGCAGTGGAAATGCTGGAGCGCCAGCGTTGGGTGGTGCATGAGCAGGTCTCTGATACGGTGGACAATCTGCTGCGCGGTCGTTTGCCGGTGATGCAGGTGCGGGCGGTAGATGACCAAGGCAAGGTCGAGATCACCGAAGAGGTGCAAAGCCCGAGTAATCCTGAAATCTCCACCTATCGGCGATCGCGCCCCTCCGCCAGTCTGGGCAGTGAGGTTCCCCAAGTACGCGGCTGGCGTGCATCCGGCCAGATGTTACCGTTGCAAACCCAAGGGCGATCGCGGACGGTGCGATCGGTGCCCGCTGCGGCCCTCCCCTCCATGCGTTCTCCTGAGCATCAGCAGTTTGATCAATTGCTGCAAGAATCCCTCAGCGATCGCACCCTAGAGGATGAGGACGAAGCCCTCGTGGGAATGCCCACCGGCCCCAACGGGGAAGATCTGCCCCTGCATGTCTATCCCTACGCAGTCAGTCGCCAACATTTGGATCAGATTATCCACACCCTCAACCTGCCCATCGTCATCACCAAAGACCTCGACCATGCCGATGCCGTGCTGGCGTTGCGATCGCACCTGAAAAACCATTCCAAGCTGAAGCACATGGCCCAAGTGCGACAACTGGCCGTCTATGCGGTGAAGTCCAACACCATGCCGCAAATCATTCGCGCCCTCAAACGCATGCTCAAACTTGACGACCAAGGCATCAATGAACCCATTAACCTAAATCTCTTTTCCCGCAGCGGCGATGGTGACGAGATCGAGGCCTTAGAAGAAGCCCGCCTAGCCGTTGAGCAAATTGTCATCCCCAAGGGGCAACCGGTGGAACTACTGCCGCGATCGGCGAAGGTGCGCAAAATGCAGCATGAACTGGTGGAACACTACCGCCTCAAATCTTCTAGCTTTGGCGACGAGCCCAACCGCCGCCTGCGTATCTATCCCGCCTAG